GGGATCCGCCGGATCCTCCTGCCGGTGGGTGAGCACCAACGTGGTGCAGCCGGTCAGTGCGTTGTGTACCCCCAGGGCGTGGAGGAACTCGCGGAAGGCCAGCTCCGTGTCCGCGCTCTCCCGCGCCGCCAGCAGCCCGTCCACCACCAGCACCGTGGCCTGATGCTCACGCACCGCGCGGTAGAGCAGCCTCGCCAGCCCGTCCAGCCCCTCGGCCTTCAGGGTGGCGTAGCCGCTCACGTAGTGGAGCGACTGGCCGATGACCTCGCGGCGGAAGAAGCGCATGCCGCGCAGGTGCGTCATCATCCGCTCATGTGATTCGGACAGCAGGGTGACGAAGACGGCGTGGCCGCCGGCCAGCACGTGCGAGAAGCAGAACTGGTTGCCGAGGATGGTCTTCCCCGTCCCCGGTGCGCCGGTGACCATATAGGTCCCACCATGGAGCCACCCGCCGTGCAGGATGGTGTCCAGGCCGGCGGACCCGGTGGGCACCCGGCGCGTGGGCTCCTCGGACTGCGCGGCTTCGTTCACGCTCGCCACTCTGGTCTCGCCACTCCTCTCCCGAGCGGGACACTACCGACCCTGGCCACGTTCCGAGGACTTTTCCGCCGGGAGTGTCGGAAGGTGCCCGAACGTCCCCGGGACTGTCGGTTTCTAGACAGTGGGCTGGAGCCGCTCGCGCAGCACGTGCTTCTGCACCTTCCCGAGCGCGTTGCGGGGAAGGGCCTCGGCGAAGACGACGCGGCGGGGTTTCTTGAAGCTGGCGAGCCGGTCCTTGCACCAGTCCACCAGCGCGGAGGCCTCGGGGGTGGCGCCGGGGCGGGGCACGACGACGGCCACCACCTGCTCGCCGAAGTCCGGGTCCGGCAGGCCCAACACCGCCACCTCGGCTACGGCCGGGTGCGTGGCGAGCACCTCCTCCACCTCGCGGGGGTACACGTTGAAGCCGCCGCTGATGATGAGCTCGCGGGCGCGGCCGGTGATATGGAAGTAGCCGTCGCCGTCCCTCAGGCCGAGGTCCCCGGTGCGGAACCAGCCCTCGAGGTCGAACGCCTCGGCGGTGGCGTCCGGGCGCTGCCAGTAGCCGGCGAAGACGTGGGGGCCGCGGACTTCAATCTCCCCCGTCTCGCCCGCGGGCAGGGGCTGGCGGGTGCGCACGTCCACCACGCGCGCCTCCTGGCCGGGGTAGGGCATGCCCACGGTGCCGGGGCGCCGCTCGCCCTCGTAGGGGTTGGTGGTGTTCATGATGGTCTCCGTCATCCCGTAGCGCTCGAGGATGCGCTGGCCGAACGTCTCCTCCACGTCGTGGAAGAGCTGGGGGCTGAGGGGGGCGGAGCCGGAGACGAGCAGCCGCAGCGGACGCGGGCGGAGGCCGGTGCGGCGGGCCTCCTCGACGAGCCGGCCGTACATGGTGGGCACGCCGAAGAACATCGTCAGCGAGGCATCGTCACACAGGGAGGCGAGCGCCTCGGAGGCGACGAAGCGGCGGCGCAGGTCCACGCTGCCGCCGGAGGAGAGCGTGCCGTGCAGGCCCACCATGAGGCCGTGGGTGTGGAAGAGGGGCAGGGCGAGCAGCAGCCTGTCGCGCTCCGTCCAGCGCCAGGCCTCGGTGACGGCGCGCACGTTGGAGAGCAGGTTGCGGTGCAGCAGCATGGCGCCCTTGGAGCGGCCGGTGGTGCCGGAGGTGTAGCCGAGCACCGCGAGCTGCTCGCCCCCGGGCAGGGGCGGCGACGCGTGGGCGTCTCCCTCGGCCAGGAGCGCCTCCAGGTCGACGGTGGGCCAGGGCACGGGAGCGGAGAGGGGCTCCACGGTGACGAGCCACTCCAGCGCGGGCAGCCAGGCCCGGAGGGGCGCGAGCTCGGTGGCGCCCGCGGCTCCGGTGACGCAGGCACGTGCTCCAGAATCCGAGAGGATGTGGCTCAGCTCCACCTGGCGGTACTGGGTGTTGACGAGGACGACGACGCCCCCGGCGTACTGCGTGCCCAGGTAGGCGATGACGAAGTCGGGGCTGTTCTCCAGGAAGAGGGCCACGCGCTCACCGGACTTCAGCCCCCGGCGCTGGAGGGCGCTGGCGAAGGCGGTGACGTGGCCGGCGAGCTGGCCGGCGGTGAAGCGCCGCTGCTCGAAGTCCAGGACGGGCCGCTCGGGGGCCTGGTGGGCGCGGACGAGGAAGGTCTCGAGGAGGGAGGACGCCATGTGCGGGCAAGCTACTTCCCAGCGGCCCGTTCCGCACTAACCTGCGCGCGGTGCGCCGGGACACCCCGGCCCCATCAACACCATCGAGAGGAAACGCCGTGGGGATCGTCCGCATCCTGGGATTCATGCTCGTCGTCGCCGGCACCGTGTTCCTGGTGAGCGCCTACCGCGCCACCGGCTCCGTCTCGGAGCGCGCCATGGAGACCCTCACCGGGCGCTACACCGAGCGCACCCAGCGCGACCTGGCCATCGGCGGCGCGGGCGTGGTGGGCGGCATCCTGCTCATCGCCTTTGGCGGAGGCCGGCGTCGCCGTTGACGCACCCGCGTCACACGCTCCACCTCGCCACTCCATCCCATCAGGTGTGATCCATCCCCGGTTCAGGGGGTCAATCCTCCCTGAGAGGTCCAACCTTACCCGGGATGGACGAATCCCCCGAAATCATGAGAATCCTTGAGAGTGGTCAGGGAGGGGGGAAGGCAAGGAGGGAGTCGTGCGCTCGGAGAAATTCTCGCTGCTCACTCGGGCTCTGGAGGAGCTCCAGGAAGGGCAGTTGTCCTCGGCCCGGCGCTCGCTGGGGGCACTCACGCGGAGGTTGGACGTGGAGGGAGTCGCCGAGGACATGCAGTACTTCCTCTTCGCCACGGCGCTGGCCCGGCGGGCGGGCGTCGGCGACGTGCAGCAGATGAACCTCTACCTGCGGCGCTTCGAGCTGCCGCAGATCTCCCTCTTCAACCTGCTCGGCGAGCGGCTGCCGCTGGTGTCCGTGGCGCGGGACATCGCGAACGGGTGGATCTGCGAGCTGCTCGCGGGCCACGAGGAGGCCACGCTGTTCGACGTGGGGCTGGGGACGGGGCGGCAGGAGGTGGCGCTGCTGCGCAAGCTGAAGGCGACGGGCGCCGCGCCCCGGCGGCTCACCGTGGTGGGGTTGGATCCGGACGGAGACAGCCTGGAGCAGGCGGAGACGGTCCTCACGGCGACCGCCCGGGAGCTGGGCTTCGAGCTGCGCTTCCGGCGCATCGCCAAGGTCGTCGAGGCGCTCGGCGAGAACGAGTGGAATGCCCTGCGGGACTGTCCCGGGCCGCGCGTGGTGCATGCGGCCTTCGCCCTCCACCACATCGCCGCGGGAGTGGACCGACAGGAGCTCTTCCACCGGCTGCGCGCGCTGGAGCCCGCGGGCGTGGTGCTGTGCGAGCCGAACTCGGACCACGCCACCGAGTCGCTGAGCCAGCGCTTCCACAACGTGTGGCGCCACCTCTTCTTCGTCTTCTCGCTGGTGGACGAGCTGGGCCTGCCACGGCAGGAGCGCAACGGCATCAAGCTCTTCTTCGGACGCGAGGTGGAGGACATCCTCGGCGTGGTGGATGACTCCCAGCGCTACGAGCGCCACGAGCGCATGGAGACCTGGCTGGGCCGGCTGCGCGCGGCGGGCTTCTTCCCGGAGGGGAGGGCCCGGGGGCTCGAGGGGACGACCCGGCATCCCGCGCTCGCCATCCGCGAGGCGCCGGGCGTCGTGGGCCTGGGCTACCGGGAGGAGACCATCGTGTCCCTCATTCGCGCCGTTCCCGGGACGGCGGCGTGAAGCTGGAGCCCGGATTGGAGGAGCGGGCCCGGAGGGTGCTGGAGGCGTGCCGGAGCGCCGGGGTGCGCCTGGCCCTCGCCGAGGCCAGCACGGGCGGATTGATCGCCGCCTGTCTCACGGACATCCCGGGTGCCTCGGCCGTGCTGGAGCGCGGCTTCGTCCCCTATTCGAACGAGGCCAAGACGGAGCAGCTGGGGGTGCCGGTGGAGCGGATGGTCGCCCATGGGGCCGTCAGCGAAGAGGTGGCGCGCGCGCTCGCCGAGGGGGCGCTGGCCCGCTCTCCGGCGGACCTCGCCCTGGGCGAGACGGGCATCGCCGGCCCCACGGGCGGCTCGGTGGCCAAGCCCGTGGGACTCGTCTACCTCGCCGTGGCGCGGCGGGGCGGCTCCACCCTCTGCGAGCGCCATGTCTTCCCCGGGGACCGGGCGGCGATC
This is a stretch of genomic DNA from Archangium violaceum. It encodes these proteins:
- a CDS encoding AMP-binding protein, with product MASSLLETFLVRAHQAPERPVLDFEQRRFTAGQLAGHVTAFASALQRRGLKSGERVALFLENSPDFVIAYLGTQYAGGVVVLVNTQYRQVELSHILSDSGARACVTGAAGATELAPLRAWLPALEWLVTVEPLSAPVPWPTVDLEALLAEGDAHASPPLPGGEQLAVLGYTSGTTGRSKGAMLLHRNLLSNVRAVTEAWRWTERDRLLLALPLFHTHGLMVGLHGTLSSGGSVDLRRRFVASEALASLCDDASLTMFFGVPTMYGRLVEEARRTGLRPRPLRLLVSGSAPLSPQLFHDVEETFGQRILERYGMTETIMNTTNPYEGERRPGTVGMPYPGQEARVVDVRTRQPLPAGETGEIEVRGPHVFAGYWQRPDATAEAFDLEGWFRTGDLGLRDGDGYFHITGRARELIISGGFNVYPREVEEVLATHPAVAEVAVLGLPDPDFGEQVVAVVVPRPGATPEASALVDWCKDRLASFKKPRRVVFAEALPRNALGKVQKHVLRERLQPTV
- a CDS encoding DUF3185 family protein, encoding MGIVRILGFMLVVAGTVFLVSAYRATGSVSERAMETLTGRYTERTQRDLAIGGAGVVGGILLIAFGGGRRRR
- a CDS encoding GRAS family protein — encoded protein: MRSEKFSLLTRALEELQEGQLSSARRSLGALTRRLDVEGVAEDMQYFLFATALARRAGVGDVQQMNLYLRRFELPQISLFNLLGERLPLVSVARDIANGWICELLAGHEEATLFDVGLGTGRQEVALLRKLKATGAAPRRLTVVGLDPDGDSLEQAETVLTATARELGFELRFRRIAKVVEALGENEWNALRDCPGPRVVHAAFALHHIAAGVDRQELFHRLRALEPAGVVLCEPNSDHATESLSQRFHNVWRHLFFVFSLVDELGLPRQERNGIKLFFGREVEDILGVVDDSQRYERHERMETWLGRLRAAGFFPEGRARGLEGTTRHPALAIREAPGVVGLGYREETIVSLIRAVPGTAA
- a CDS encoding CinA family protein; the encoded protein is MKLEPGLEERARRVLEACRSAGVRLALAEASTGGLIAACLTDIPGASAVLERGFVPYSNEAKTEQLGVPVERMVAHGAVSEEVARALAEGALARSPADLALGETGIAGPTGGSVAKPVGLVYLAVARRGGSTLCERHVFPGDRAAIRRASAARGLDLLLTLLEGD